Proteins from one candidate division KSB1 bacterium genomic window:
- a CDS encoding nucleotidyl transferase AbiEii/AbiGii toxin family protein — translation MKDQAKQIIQSAQNRGQARLLLREYIQHVILRQLFEQKILQRWIFHGGTALRILHKVNRFSEYLDFHADLSKAQPELSNMIDSLVRGLKYQGYSVSTRLGDENAIVFTAMIKFKHLLYELGLSAHADENLSVKIECDTRPPSGYNVDQSLINTYFPIGLRHHDLSSFLSGKLHAILQRAYTKGRDFYDVMFLLSRWRDLNPNFKYLNHALKQTQYAGPKISRENWKNILRQTIQQRNWRTIVADVEPFLESNPDLQMFTKEHLLTLL, via the coding sequence ATGAAAGACCAAGCCAAACAAATTATACAATCAGCCCAAAATCGCGGGCAAGCGCGTTTGTTACTGCGCGAGTATATTCAGCATGTGATTTTAAGACAACTGTTTGAACAAAAAATATTGCAGCGCTGGATTTTCCATGGCGGAACAGCCCTGCGTATTCTGCACAAGGTTAACCGGTTTTCAGAATATCTTGATTTTCATGCAGATTTGTCCAAAGCGCAGCCTGAATTGTCTAATATGATTGATTCACTTGTTCGGGGACTAAAATATCAGGGATACTCTGTCTCTACAAGATTGGGAGATGAAAATGCAATTGTTTTTACAGCAATGATCAAATTCAAACATCTGCTATATGAATTGGGATTATCAGCGCATGCTGATGAAAATTTATCCGTTAAAATTGAGTGTGATACCCGACCTCCGTCCGGCTATAATGTGGATCAAAGCTTGATCAATACATATTTCCCCATTGGATTGCGACATCATGATCTCTCCAGTTTTTTATCCGGGAAATTGCACGCAATTTTACAGCGTGCTTATACCAAAGGCCGTGATTTTTATGATGTCATGTTCTTGTTATCGCGCTGGCGGGATTTAAATCCCAATTTTAAGTATTTGAATCATGCTTTAAAACAAACCCAATACGCAGGTCCGAAAATCTCCCGGGAAAATTGGAAAAACATTCTGCGTCAAACGATTCAACAACGCAACTGGAGAACAATCGTTGCTGATGTTGAACCTTTTTTGGAAAGCAACCCGGATTTGCAAATGTTTACAAAGGAGCATCTGCTGACACTGTTATAA
- a CDS encoding nucleotidyltransferase domain-containing protein — MADRDIIIHLQKYLDYLIRNGYDIEKAFLYGSYSRGESTAESDIDVMLVGKAFDQRNDQQLGKLWRLTSEYNSRIEPYPIGSERFEHDHGSPLIQRVRQSGIEIRSRAV; from the coding sequence ATGGCTGATAGAGATATTATAATCCATTTGCAAAAATACCTGGATTATTTAATCCGGAACGGATATGACATTGAAAAAGCGTTTCTGTACGGCAGCTATTCACGCGGTGAATCAACAGCTGAAAGTGATATCGATGTCATGTTGGTGGGAAAAGCATTTGACCAGCGCAATGATCAGCAGCTTGGCAAACTCTGGCGTTTGACGAGCGAATACAATTCTCGAATTGAACCTTACCCAATCGGTTCGGAACGCTTTGAACATGATCATGGTTCTCCGCTCATCCAAAGGGTCAGGCAAAGCGGAATTGAGATCAGGAGCCGGGCGGTTTAA
- a CDS encoding type II toxin-antitoxin system VapC family toxin, whose product MSKVLIDTNIFVYSIDRDSKYFDQAQSILNNPDLDLFTTSKNISELLSVITRLPKADLTVSQALELVAEFSHFTHILYPTSLSNHIFFELLKKYQPVGLKIHDFEIMSISLANRISLIASINKRDYQDISEIQLYKM is encoded by the coding sequence ATGAGCAAAGTACTGATTGATACAAATATTTTCGTATACTCGATCGACAGAGATTCCAAATACTTTGATCAAGCCCAGTCTATTTTAAATAATCCGGATCTTGATTTATTCACCACCTCAAAAAACATCTCAGAATTGCTTTCAGTCATAACAAGATTGCCCAAAGCCGATTTAACTGTCTCCCAGGCATTGGAATTGGTTGCTGAATTTTCTCATTTTACTCATATCTTGTATCCCACCTCGCTTTCAAATCATATATTTTTTGAATTGCTTAAAAAATATCAACCGGTGGGTTTGAAAATTCATGATTTCGAAATCATGAGTATTAGTCTTGCAAATCGCATTTCACTCATCGCATCTATTAATAAAAGAGATTATCAAGATATCTCTGAAATACAATTGTACAAGATGTAA
- a CDS encoding Panacea domain-containing protein, translated as MNTEKQREKLIHAIIYFAKHTKYCHKLKIMKLLYYLDFWHFKETGRSVTGLQYKAWKKGPVPPKVYHDIEPKNNTKDFENAFFIENEEFENGIGHCLKIMPRKEFNPKIFSRREIQILEKVALIFNNAKAKDMSDSSHLRNSPWYKTRQEKGENEWIDYLLALDDEKNSIDGKDIKDREQIDDEFQQIIGEI; from the coding sequence ATGAACACTGAGAAACAACGCGAAAAATTGATTCATGCTATCATCTATTTTGCGAAACATACCAAATACTGCCACAAATTAAAAATAATGAAATTGTTATATTATTTGGACTTTTGGCATTTTAAAGAAACGGGTAGATCGGTAACCGGGCTGCAATACAAAGCCTGGAAGAAGGGACCTGTGCCCCCCAAAGTCTATCATGATATTGAGCCCAAAAATAATACCAAAGATTTTGAAAACGCCTTTTTTATTGAAAATGAAGAATTTGAAAATGGAATCGGGCATTGTTTGAAAATTATGCCCCGAAAAGAGTTTAATCCCAAAATCTTCAGTAGACGAGAAATTCAAATTCTCGAAAAGGTAGCATTAATTTTTAATAATGCAAAAGCAAAGGATATGTCGGATTCAAGCCATTTAAGAAATTCTCCCTGGTACAAAACCAGACAGGAAAAAGGTGAGAATGAATGGATTGATTATCTGCTGGCTTTGGATGATGAAAAAAATTCTATTGATGGTAAAGATATCAAAGATCGTGAACAAATCGATGATGAATTTCAACAGATTATTGGGGAGATATGA
- a CDS encoding DNA methyltransferase codes for MHARSELAAVVNSFSRTHLLRFFRTAHSGFKPSDQDFSHYDDRKDSRFTRIEKLGEIEFDEIQRFVVVTARTKGELTERNSKKRQYELGKKILKHELYDAGIFVFHDDSGHFRFSLIVAQYFGKQRQYSNFRRYTYFVSPDYANKTFLNQVGRADFSSIDKILQAFSIEAVSNEFYNEFKPKFDAIAEQVQGTDDVELKQDFALLFVIRIIFLGFVQKKGWLGKTKQFIQNYWKEYQQKFSDSNQFYLDWLEPFFFQALNSPPGRKVLYQNNDFSPETEAILQNAPFLNGELFKEKTGVDDLDLWIPDAMIDDFFQFLFQYNFTIEENKLFDEELELNPEFLGLIFERLTNKDQGAVYTPRVEVDFMCRMALVKWLGKNSSCEQRELYRLFFREKGQGSEFDEDQKQGDFSVAEIRELVQLLQNVTICDPAAGSGAFEVGALQVLDEILENLTTRNNGPQELQYNSDYDRKKEIIARSLYGVEVKHWAVWINQLRLWLTLFIDMPPEFRRLPEPLLPSLNFKVRCGDALVQRVGSKLFPVQGHAELPASIKRKITELKKMKHDFFYNRGKDGNSIRHQETLIYKEILDDEIQKKQNRLTLIRTQENQMDIELDDSEQSGQQVNKQALKIENEIIELREQRKSLKDSHPLIWNIEFAEVFYDKGGFDVIIGNPPYVRQESISDPLYHVTPREYKTLLADVIRMDYPHYFKPKTKISAKSDLYVYFYVRSLHLLNSMGVHAFICSNSWLDVQYGVWMQEFLLHHVRMAFVIDNHAKRSFSGSDVNTVITLFHAPDAKSRSQTNKTELMRFVAFKQPFEDVILTENLLELEDSAAITTNDRFRVYPVTAKQLLRDGTEFKDDLDSGTYIGDKWGGKYLRAPDIFFTILKKGAGKLVKLKDVAEVRRGITSGANDFFYLKPLGPGSKSGLTRVINGAGWEGEIEDKFLKPVIKSPRECSSNLVIPEDLQFKLFMCNKTKDKLQNTYVLKYIEWGEENGFNNVTSLRTRRLWWSLPNKERWKYLWPMVHNERIAIFYNKHSVYVDHNLFEINFKDFPISFFSVFVLFSRELFGRSNLGEGALKTEGIDIKKFLIVDPTLISSKYNYHQYFKTNINSIFFDCGINPESDIPIAQQEPEPLPDRAQLDNIVFDVLNLTVEERKEVYRAVCQLVWNRIQKARSV; via the coding sequence ATGCACGCCCGAAGTGAACTCGCAGCTGTCGTAAATTCGTTTAGTCGAACCCATCTGTTGCGCTTTTTCAGAACCGCGCACAGCGGATTCAAACCGTCTGACCAGGATTTTTCGCATTATGATGATCGTAAAGACAGCCGATTCACGCGGATTGAAAAACTCGGCGAGATCGAATTTGATGAGATTCAACGATTTGTGGTGGTTACGGCCCGGACAAAAGGCGAATTAACCGAGCGTAACAGCAAGAAACGCCAGTACGAACTGGGTAAAAAAATATTGAAACATGAATTGTATGATGCCGGTATTTTTGTGTTTCATGATGACAGTGGACATTTTCGATTTAGTCTGATCGTGGCGCAGTACTTTGGCAAACAGCGTCAATACAGCAATTTTCGCCGTTACACCTATTTTGTGTCCCCTGATTATGCCAACAAGACTTTTCTCAACCAGGTGGGACGGGCGGATTTTTCTTCGATTGATAAAATCCTGCAAGCATTTTCCATCGAAGCGGTGTCGAACGAGTTTTATAATGAATTTAAACCCAAATTTGATGCCATTGCGGAACAGGTGCAGGGCACGGATGATGTCGAACTCAAACAGGATTTTGCGCTTTTGTTTGTCATTCGTATCATTTTTCTGGGATTTGTGCAGAAAAAAGGCTGGCTTGGCAAAACAAAACAGTTTATTCAGAATTACTGGAAAGAATATCAACAAAAGTTCAGTGATTCAAACCAGTTTTACCTGGACTGGCTTGAACCCTTCTTTTTTCAGGCTTTGAATTCACCCCCGGGACGCAAGGTGTTGTATCAAAACAACGACTTTTCACCCGAGACCGAGGCTATTCTTCAAAACGCTCCATTCTTAAACGGAGAGTTGTTCAAGGAAAAAACCGGTGTGGATGATCTGGATTTATGGATTCCGGATGCGATGATTGATGATTTTTTCCAGTTCCTGTTTCAATATAATTTTACCATCGAAGAGAACAAATTGTTCGATGAGGAATTGGAACTGAATCCGGAATTTCTCGGACTGATTTTTGAGCGCCTGACCAACAAAGATCAGGGCGCGGTCTATACGCCGCGTGTTGAAGTGGATTTTATGTGCCGTATGGCGCTGGTAAAATGGCTGGGGAAAAACAGTTCCTGCGAACAACGTGAATTGTATCGTTTGTTTTTCAGAGAAAAAGGACAGGGTAGTGAATTTGACGAGGATCAGAAACAAGGGGATTTCTCGGTCGCAGAGATTCGCGAATTGGTGCAGTTGCTGCAAAATGTCACTATCTGCGATCCGGCGGCGGGGTCCGGGGCCTTTGAGGTTGGCGCCTTGCAGGTTCTGGATGAAATACTTGAGAATTTGACCACACGCAACAATGGCCCACAGGAATTGCAATATAATAGCGATTATGACCGCAAAAAAGAGATCATTGCCCGGTCGCTGTATGGGGTCGAGGTTAAACATTGGGCGGTTTGGATTAACCAATTGCGGTTGTGGCTGACCTTGTTCATCGATATGCCGCCTGAATTTCGTCGCTTGCCTGAACCGCTGCTGCCGAGCCTGAATTTTAAAGTGCGGTGCGGCGATGCGCTCGTGCAGCGCGTCGGCTCCAAATTGTTCCCGGTTCAGGGCCATGCAGAGCTGCCCGCCTCAATAAAGAGAAAAATAACCGAGTTGAAAAAGATGAAACATGATTTTTTCTATAACCGGGGCAAAGATGGCAACTCTATCCGGCATCAGGAGACGCTGATTTACAAAGAAATTCTTGATGACGAAATTCAGAAAAAACAGAATAGACTGACTTTGATACGGACGCAAGAAAATCAAATGGATATTGAACTTGATGATTCGGAACAATCCGGTCAGCAAGTGAACAAACAAGCCCTAAAGATCGAGAATGAAATCATTGAGCTGCGTGAACAGCGGAAAAGTCTCAAAGATTCACATCCCCTGATCTGGAATATCGAATTTGCCGAAGTGTTTTATGACAAAGGCGGATTTGATGTTATTATCGGCAATCCGCCGTATGTGCGCCAGGAATCTATATCCGATCCATTATATCATGTGACACCGCGTGAATATAAAACATTGTTGGCGGATGTAATCCGAATGGATTATCCGCATTATTTTAAGCCTAAAACAAAGATAAGCGCCAAATCCGATTTGTATGTGTATTTTTATGTGCGTTCACTGCATTTGCTCAACTCGATGGGGGTGCATGCTTTCATCTGTTCCAATTCCTGGCTGGATGTCCAATATGGCGTATGGATGCAGGAATTTTTACTGCATCATGTGCGTATGGCGTTTGTGATTGATAACCACGCCAAACGCAGTTTTTCCGGTTCAGATGTGAATACCGTGATTACGTTGTTTCATGCTCCTGACGCGAAAAGCAGATCACAAACGAATAAAACTGAATTGATGAGATTTGTAGCGTTCAAGCAGCCGTTTGAAGATGTGATCTTGACGGAGAATCTGCTCGAACTTGAGGATTCGGCTGCGATTACCACCAATGATCGGTTTCGGGTGTATCCGGTGACAGCAAAGCAGTTGTTGAGAGATGGAACGGAATTCAAAGATGATCTGGACAGCGGCACCTATATCGGCGATAAATGGGGCGGGAAATATTTGCGCGCGCCGGATATCTTTTTTACGATTTTGAAAAAAGGTGCAGGGAAACTGGTTAAATTGAAAGATGTTGCGGAAGTGCGACGTGGTATTACAAGCGGTGCCAATGATTTTTTCTATTTAAAACCGCTGGGACCAGGATCAAAATCGGGATTAACACGGGTGATAAACGGTGCCGGTTGGGAAGGTGAAATTGAGGATAAATTTTTAAAACCGGTAATAAAAAGTCCTAGAGAATGTAGTAGTAATTTAGTAATTCCTGAAGATTTACAATTTAAATTGTTCATGTGTAATAAAACTAAAGACAAGTTGCAAAATACTTATGTGTTAAAATATATTGAATGGGGTGAAGAAAATGGATTCAATAATGTAACTAGTCTTAGAACAAGAAGATTATGGTGGAGTTTACCAAATAAAGAAAGATGGAAGTATCTTTGGCCAATGGTTCATAATGAACGCATTGCGATATTTTATAATAAGCATTCGGTTTATGTCGATCATAATTTATTTGAAATAAATTTTAAGGATTTTCCTATATCATTTTTTTCGGTATTTGTCTTATTTAGTAGAGAGCTTTTCGGACGATCGAATTTAGGAGAAGGTGCGCTAAAGACTGAAGGAATCGATATTAAAAAATTTTTAATTGTAGATCCAACTTTGATATCAAGTAAATATAATTATCATCAATATTTTAAAACTAACATAAATTCAATATTTTTTGATTGCGGCATTAATCCTGAATCTGACATTCCGATAGCCCAACAGGAACCTGAGCCTCTGCCGGATCGCGCTCAATTGGACAATATTGTCTTTGATGTTTTGAATTTAACAGTAGAGGAGCGAAAAGAAGTATATCGGGCGGTGTGTCAGCTGGTGTGGAACCGGATACAGAAGGCAAGGAGCGTATAG
- a CDS encoding ATP-binding protein codes for MEALDLLDIIERGEDTRHQFKRNITNMTSLSQELCAFANSRGGMLIIGVDDLGEVTGLSNNDIHRLNQLVSNAASEVRNPINPETENIKISDNLVMVVQVPEGKDKPYFSHDGAIYIKTGADKRKITSKEELRRLFQEADLLHADQTPVDETTLNDLDREYFDEFYLKENGRSPSKESISLIRPSDQFESCK; via the coding sequence ATGGAAGCATTAGATCTTTTGGATATAATAGAACGCGGTGAAGATACACGTCATCAGTTCAAGCGGAATATTACGAACATGACCTCCCTTTCACAGGAACTCTGTGCTTTTGCGAATTCCAGGGGAGGAATGCTGATTATTGGGGTTGATGATTTGGGTGAAGTCACTGGACTTTCTAATAATGATATTCATCGTCTTAATCAACTTGTTTCCAACGCGGCAAGCGAGGTTCGGAATCCCATCAACCCGGAAACCGAAAATATAAAAATCAGTGATAACCTGGTCATGGTGGTTCAGGTGCCGGAAGGAAAAGACAAGCCGTATTTTTCTCATGATGGAGCTATTTATATCAAAACAGGCGCCGATAAACGCAAGATAACGTCCAAAGAAGAACTCAGGCGTTTGTTTCAGGAAGCGGATCTGCTGCATGCGGATCAGACCCCGGTAGATGAAACGACCTTGAATGATCTGGATCGGGAATATTTTGATGAATTTTACCTGAAAGAAAATGGTCGCAGTCCCTCAAAAGAATCCATAAGTCTAATCAGACCTTCTGACCAATTTGAATCTTGCAAGTAA
- a CDS encoding ATP-binding protein: MNLASNGLLNLAALLLFGKQPQIYKPQFNIKAVHFKGNSDTVKEYRDSEDINGKLAHQYVNAMAFIKRNLRKEQNGRNRNTLGESSIPEDVFEELLVNALIHRDYFISAPIRLFMFDGRIEIISPGTLPNNLTIENVKSGVSNQRNPIIASYATKQEPPMGLPYRGIGTGIKRALSLYPHIKFKNDTENHLFRVSIKGAL; this comes from the coding sequence TTGAATCTTGCAAGTAATGGATTGCTGAACCTGGCCGCTCTTTTGCTATTTGGCAAACAACCACAAATTTACAAACCTCAGTTTAACATAAAAGCAGTTCATTTCAAGGGCAATTCGGACACTGTTAAGGAATATAGAGACAGTGAAGATATCAATGGAAAGCTTGCTCATCAGTATGTCAATGCGATGGCGTTTATCAAACGGAATCTTCGCAAAGAGCAAAACGGCAGGAACAGAAATACCCTTGGAGAATCCAGTATCCCGGAAGACGTTTTTGAAGAACTGTTGGTCAATGCGTTGATCCATCGCGATTATTTTATCAGCGCGCCGATTCGATTGTTTATGTTTGATGGCCGGATCGAGATCATATCCCCTGGAACATTGCCCAATAATTTGACGATTGAAAATGTAAAGAGCGGGGTTTCGAATCAACGCAATCCCATTATTGCTTCATATGCTACCAAACAGGAACCGCCCATGGGATTGCCTTACCGGGGGATTGGAACAGGTATAAAACGGGCTCTGTCTTTGTACCCGCATATAAAGTTTAAGAATGACACAGAGAATCATTTATTTCGGGTGTCCATTAAGGGGGCATTGTAA
- a CDS encoding helicase-related protein, with protein MKHNAFITNQKTKTLKKRIHQLLEYSQELKFLVGFFYFSGWQELFESIRERDDLVIKILVGLDVDQRLGHTLELAATQADHSNDEKTDRFFESLSNALNTEEMDIEAFYQQVQVFVQLLQHDRLMIRKTESPSHAKLYVFKFKDEIKGLTDSRFITGSSNLTRAGISEQNEFNVEIGDYGTEEAERFFDELWADAVPITERPDVKQTLIRFIRNRSQAALVSPFEAYLLVLKTYIDLMQQTSIKPQVERLLDKRGYVNYAYQRDAANQALTVIEHYNGVIIADVVGLGKSIIAGMVAKHLGQRGMILCPPGLMGDSKAKSGWRKYRHDFELYDWEIRSSGDLEKAADYLKEQGDDINVVIVDEAHRFRNQDTQNYEYLSTICRNRIVILLTATPFNNSPADMFSLLKLFIIPGKSKITLDNNLEARFAAYERTFQRLSYIIKNHNSKEPDKRARAESYYKALFEEASINLAKVHRRAQYLAAQIRKVLEPVFIRRNRLDLRNDPTYSREVTQLSTVANPRELFYELTPEQSAFYDEVTHDYFGEDGRFTGAIYQPFTYENRQQIDSGKLDLAGNRAFQQQRNLYDFMRRLLVKRFESSFGSFIKSIENFKRVHERVLQFIEKSGGRYILDRSLLEKIYDADSDEIEQALEEFAQYLQENKTPKNNRIYNVYEFELADEFLQDIRSDLELMKILEKRMQDLNLVSADPKAVCLAKQITDILNKPPRDHEPRRKLIIFSEYMDTVRYLQPILDQAFPEQLLYVDGNLSASLVRQIRTNFDASVKPEEQQDDYQILLTSDKLSEGFDLNRAGAIINYDIPWNPTRVIQRVGRINRIGKKVFDQLHIYNFFPTEQGADFVKSREIAGQKMFLIHNTLGEDAKIFDVDETPTASELYNRINTLPDEQEPESLLTMVRKTWRQYAENYPEIVERIEQLPARIKTAKAFEKNQLVVFQKKGLGFFIQSIPDTHQDKPDVESLLFEDALSLIQCDKDEPRLDPSPQFWPCYKKIKTYTELFKTSKSEFLWKSRRRIIYRALCDFIG; from the coding sequence ATGAAACACAACGCCTTTATCACCAACCAAAAGACCAAAACCCTGAAAAAACGTATCCATCAACTGCTCGAATACAGCCAGGAACTCAAGTTTCTGGTGGGATTTTTCTATTTTTCCGGCTGGCAGGAATTGTTCGAAAGCATCAGGGAGCGGGATGATCTGGTGATCAAAATTCTGGTGGGCCTGGATGTGGATCAGCGGTTGGGGCACACACTTGAGCTGGCGGCCACACAGGCGGATCATTCCAATGATGAAAAAACCGATCGGTTTTTCGAATCCCTGAGCAACGCCCTGAATACCGAAGAAATGGACATCGAGGCGTTTTATCAGCAGGTGCAGGTCTTTGTTCAGCTTTTGCAGCACGATCGCCTGATGATTAGAAAAACAGAATCCCCCAGTCACGCCAAACTTTATGTGTTTAAATTCAAAGATGAGATCAAGGGACTTACCGACTCTCGGTTCATTACCGGCAGCAGCAATCTGACACGCGCCGGAATATCGGAACAGAACGAATTCAATGTCGAAATCGGCGATTACGGCACAGAGGAAGCCGAGCGGTTTTTTGATGAGCTGTGGGCTGATGCCGTTCCCATCACCGAGCGGCCGGATGTCAAACAAACTCTGATCCGATTTATCCGCAATCGTTCTCAAGCTGCGCTGGTATCGCCGTTTGAAGCGTATCTGCTGGTGCTCAAGACCTATATTGATCTGATGCAGCAAACGTCTATAAAACCCCAGGTGGAACGGCTCTTGGACAAACGCGGCTATGTAAATTATGCCTATCAACGCGATGCCGCAAATCAGGCGTTGACCGTTATTGAGCACTATAACGGAGTGATCATCGCCGATGTGGTCGGATTGGGAAAATCCATTATTGCCGGTATGGTGGCAAAGCATTTGGGACAACGCGGTATGATTTTGTGTCCGCCCGGTTTGATGGGCGACAGCAAAGCCAAATCGGGCTGGCGCAAGTATCGGCATGATTTTGAATTATATGACTGGGAAATACGGTCTTCGGGTGACCTGGAAAAAGCGGCGGACTATCTAAAGGAACAGGGTGATGATATCAACGTGGTGATTGTTGACGAAGCGCACCGGTTCCGAAATCAGGATACGCAAAATTATGAATATTTGAGCACGATTTGTCGCAACCGCATTGTCATTTTATTAACCGCTACACCGTTCAATAACAGTCCGGCGGATATGTTTTCTTTACTCAAACTGTTCATTATTCCGGGCAAATCAAAGATCACTTTGGACAACAACCTGGAAGCCCGGTTTGCCGCTTATGAACGTACATTTCAACGCTTATCCTATATCATCAAGAACCATAATTCCAAAGAACCGGACAAGCGTGCCCGCGCTGAATCCTATTACAAAGCCTTGTTTGAAGAAGCATCTATTAATCTGGCCAAGGTTCATCGTCGTGCACAATATCTGGCAGCGCAAATCCGCAAGGTGTTGGAACCTGTGTTTATTCGCCGTAACCGCCTGGATTTAAGAAATGACCCCACCTACAGCCGCGAAGTTACACAATTATCGACAGTGGCGAATCCGCGCGAGTTGTTTTACGAATTGACCCCGGAACAATCAGCCTTTTATGATGAGGTGACTCATGACTATTTTGGTGAAGACGGTCGATTTACGGGTGCAATTTATCAACCGTTCACTTATGAAAACCGCCAACAAATTGATAGCGGGAAGCTGGATCTGGCCGGGAACCGGGCTTTTCAACAGCAGCGTAACTTGTATGATTTTATGCGGCGTCTGTTGGTCAAGCGCTTTGAAAGTTCTTTTGGGTCTTTTATAAAAAGTATTGAAAATTTCAAGCGTGTTCATGAACGTGTTTTGCAATTTATTGAAAAATCCGGCGGCAGATATATTCTCGACCGCAGTTTGCTGGAAAAAATCTATGATGCGGATTCAGATGAAATCGAGCAGGCTTTGGAGGAATTTGCCCAATACCTGCAGGAGAACAAAACACCGAAAAACAACCGTATTTACAATGTCTATGAGTTTGAACTTGCCGATGAATTTCTCCAGGATATTCGATCGGATCTCGAATTGATGAAAATTCTGGAAAAACGGATGCAGGACCTGAATTTGGTCTCTGCTGATCCGAAAGCGGTCTGTCTGGCAAAGCAGATCACCGACATTTTGAACAAACCACCCCGTGATCACGAACCCCGGCGCAAATTGATTATTTTTTCCGAATACATGGATACCGTACGCTATTTGCAACCGATTCTGGATCAGGCCTTTCCGGAGCAATTGCTTTATGTGGACGGTAATTTATCTGCTTCTCTGGTGCGGCAAATCCGGACGAATTTTGACGCCAGTGTCAAACCGGAGGAACAACAGGACGACTATCAAATATTGTTGACCTCGGACAAATTATCCGAAGGCTTTGATCTCAATCGCGCCGGAGCCATTATCAATTACGACATCCCCTGGAATCCGACCCGGGTCATTCAGCGAGTGGGACGAATCAACCGGATTGGGAAAAAGGTGTTTGACCAATTGCATATTTACAACTTTTTTCCCACAGAACAGGGCGCGGATTTTGTCAAGAGCCGCGAAATAGCCGGACAAAAAATGTTTCTTATTCACAACACCCTGGGAGAAGACGCAAAAATATTTGATGTGGATGAGACACCGACAGCTTCGGAACTGTACAATCGTATTAATACGCTGCCGGATGAGCAGGAACCGGAGAGTCTGCTCACGATGGTTCGTAAAACCTGGCGGCAATATGCCGAAAATTATCCAGAGATTGTTGAGCGCATCGAGCAATTGCCTGCGCGAATCAAGACTGCCAAAGCGTTTGAAAAAAATCAGCTTGTGGTGTTTCAAAAGAAGGGATTGGGCTTTTTTATTCAAAGCATTCCGGACACCCACCAGGACAAGCCGGATGTGGAATCCCTTTTATTTGAGGATGCGCTGTCCCTGATTCAATGCGATAAAGATGAACCGCGTCTTGATCCGAGTCCGCAGTTTTGGCCCTGTTATAAAAAAATCAAGACCTATACCGAACTGTTCAAAACCAGCAAGAGCGAATTTCTCTGGAAATCAAGGCGCAGAATAATTTACAGAGCGCTTTGCGATTTTATCGGATGA